A genomic window from Fibrobacterota bacterium includes:
- a CDS encoding S8 family serine peptidase: MRKLNDGRPVSGLVRGGLLAVGLASGAFAAQPADQNLSEKDTFSLDLGTHKRHLQHWKRGGAVRKGDGRYFLVANPVNGGVRIEEMAAAAGFNVLGVHRDLGKLVYKVELKGDLKATEDKLKSFGEYFSLDPVYAEDKISQELRRESKSRLDRKWARSATGEKDPLQDSAMVRVVHRPMNPLELAVWAKQRGIGTVKVVSDSVFEGSIPWGGMESLSSNPEITEILPVSRPRHFNDVSRSILGLRTLQYGASSSGFLDTVGTYGASWNSGALAAGKGVWVGVFDGGVDDAHPDLRISASQNRRVALSGATWWQGNKADPNWFEVVHHATHVAGTILGSGASSAGNGGRAFQWRGVAPLAQIFSLEPIAGAKGVDVGNHSSYDMGIFNAYTSYSGDYDREIANHTLRPIDVFAAGNSGVYPGDAVDPNTGAFQIGLFSMMANLKNGIKVGAVDKSLQRKAFFSSMGPTRDGRIGIDVMAPGAGGAKSGTVTVSEVSLVNSAGRSVNLWDRTIPGNQLSPFGSVRSFTTSGSVTSYVSGRTGGAVQQFTTNLPWQANAGDVARFTVRNTIGYGGELRIYFASAANNAILKFPFAASTSDRTFTIPLDPTYVGMYAVASEISTDFVEAPVKSSGLTSASTASNRVYAYEEMEGTSMAAPAVTGVVALMLERFGRVTGRNIHTNRFWNSTARAILVHTAKDMVNLTGDAKQPNNPDFAANAGATAQSQILTDIYGTGPDWATGYGLVDAAKAVEITGTSKVKETAIPKNVPKIYKVTIPSGQTKFRATLAWDDPAPAALATYWQKTLVNDLDLVVVSPSGTVVRPWVLDPGVINDSTIYTNGVDPKATLQNVRNNPAHPGRDSLNNLEVVDLTNPVAGEWTIIVTPRLIGLDQNGAGTAGDQDFSLITDIAAAEVTTYANLPAGAKGFRFQDPSGGLAELSMVGSLYLKDCSGSTPVTGGWEWRNAAGLKASLLRTSGFRSAILNDSQFGFLAKPTNLVGGVVVYNPEGDPVFRIGGDGAVQVSQGKTCYTPL, encoded by the coding sequence ATGAGAAAACTCAACGATGGAAGACCCGTGTCGGGTCTGGTGCGAGGTGGCTTGCTCGCGGTGGGATTGGCATCCGGTGCCTTCGCCGCGCAACCAGCGGACCAGAATTTGTCCGAAAAAGACACGTTTTCCCTGGACCTGGGAACCCACAAGCGGCACCTGCAGCACTGGAAGCGGGGAGGCGCTGTCCGCAAGGGGGATGGTCGGTATTTCCTGGTGGCAAATCCCGTGAACGGCGGTGTACGGATCGAGGAAATGGCCGCTGCGGCCGGATTCAATGTGCTCGGAGTCCATCGCGACCTGGGCAAGCTGGTCTACAAGGTGGAACTCAAAGGCGACCTGAAAGCGACGGAAGACAAGCTCAAATCCTTCGGGGAATACTTCTCTCTGGATCCGGTCTACGCCGAAGACAAGATTTCGCAGGAATTGCGACGGGAGTCGAAGTCCCGCTTGGACAGGAAATGGGCGCGATCGGCCACCGGTGAAAAGGATCCCTTGCAGGACAGCGCGATGGTGCGGGTCGTCCACAGGCCGATGAATCCCCTTGAACTGGCCGTCTGGGCAAAACAGCGGGGAATCGGGACCGTGAAGGTGGTCTCTGATTCTGTGTTCGAAGGAAGCATTCCTTGGGGAGGAATGGAGAGCCTCTCCTCCAATCCAGAAATCACCGAAATCCTCCCCGTCTCCAGGCCCAGGCATTTCAACGACGTGTCTCGCAGCATCCTGGGATTGAGAACTCTGCAATACGGGGCCTCCTCTTCCGGTTTCCTGGACACGGTGGGCACGTATGGCGCCAGTTGGAACAGCGGAGCTTTGGCCGCGGGCAAGGGTGTGTGGGTGGGCGTGTTCGATGGAGGAGTGGACGACGCGCATCCCGACCTGAGAATTTCTGCCAGCCAGAACCGCAGAGTGGCCTTGTCGGGTGCAACCTGGTGGCAGGGGAACAAGGCTGATCCGAATTGGTTCGAGGTTGTCCACCATGCGACCCATGTCGCCGGGACCATCCTCGGGAGTGGTGCATCCAGCGCGGGAAATGGCGGGCGTGCCTTCCAGTGGCGCGGAGTGGCTCCCTTGGCCCAGATTTTCTCCTTGGAGCCGATCGCGGGTGCCAAAGGGGTGGATGTGGGAAACCACTCCAGCTACGACATGGGAATCTTCAACGCCTACACGAGTTATTCCGGGGATTACGACCGGGAAATCGCCAACCATACACTTCGCCCCATCGATGTGTTCGCGGCCGGAAACAGCGGCGTGTATCCCGGAGACGCTGTCGATCCCAATACCGGAGCGTTCCAGATCGGATTGTTTTCGATGATGGCGAATCTGAAGAATGGCATCAAGGTGGGGGCGGTCGACAAATCCTTGCAGCGGAAGGCCTTTTTTTCCAGCATGGGTCCAACTCGCGATGGTCGCATCGGCATCGACGTCATGGCTCCTGGAGCGGGAGGTGCCAAATCGGGAACCGTGACCGTTTCGGAAGTGTCGTTGGTGAATTCCGCCGGACGGTCCGTCAACCTTTGGGACAGGACGATTCCAGGGAATCAATTGTCGCCGTTTGGAAGCGTGAGGTCGTTCACTACAAGCGGAAGCGTCACCTCTTATGTTTCCGGCCGAACCGGCGGGGCGGTGCAGCAATTCACCACCAATTTGCCGTGGCAGGCGAACGCGGGTGATGTCGCCCGCTTCACTGTCAGAAACACCATTGGGTATGGCGGAGAGCTGAGGATCTACTTCGCGAGTGCGGCGAACAACGCGATCCTCAAGTTTCCGTTCGCGGCATCCACTTCCGACCGGACCTTCACGATTCCTCTCGATCCCACTTATGTCGGGATGTATGCGGTTGCATCGGAGATCTCCACCGATTTCGTCGAGGCTCCGGTGAAATCCTCGGGTCTCACCAGCGCTTCGACGGCCAGCAACAGGGTTTACGCCTACGAGGAAATGGAGGGAACCTCCATGGCTGCTCCGGCGGTGACCGGGGTGGTGGCGCTGATGCTGGAACGGTTCGGTCGAGTGACGGGCCGGAACATCCACACCAATCGGTTCTGGAATTCCACCGCTCGGGCGATCCTGGTGCATACCGCCAAGGACATGGTGAATCTGACTGGGGATGCGAAACAACCCAACAATCCCGACTTCGCGGCCAACGCAGGGGCCACTGCTCAATCCCAGATTCTGACGGACATCTACGGCACAGGACCGGATTGGGCGACCGGGTATGGATTGGTGGATGCCGCCAAGGCGGTGGAAATCACGGGAACCTCCAAGGTCAAGGAAACGGCCATCCCGAAGAACGTCCCGAAGATCTACAAGGTGACGATCCCATCGGGACAGACCAAATTCCGGGCGACCCTGGCTTGGGACGATCCCGCTCCCGCAGCCCTGGCTACCTACTGGCAGAAAACATTGGTGAACGACTTGGACCTGGTGGTGGTTTCGCCCTCCGGAACCGTTGTCAGGCCTTGGGTCCTGGATCCGGGGGTGATCAACGACAGCACGATCTATACCAACGGAGTTGATCCCAAGGCGACCCTCCAGAATGTTCGGAACAATCCAGCCCATCCCGGGCGGGACAGCTTGAACAACTTGGAGGTGGTGGATCTGACCAATCCCGTGGCGGGGGAATGGACCATCATCGTGACTCCGCGCCTGATCGGTCTCGATCAGAACGGGGCCGGTACCGCGGGCGACCAGGATTTTTCGTTGATCACGGACATCGCCGCAGCGGAGGTCACCACCTATGCCAATTTGCCCGCAGGCGCGAAGGGCTTCCGGTTCCAAGATCCCTCCGGAGGCTTGGCGGAACTCTCCATGGTGGGCTCCCTCTACTTGAAGGACTGCTCCGGATCCACACCCGTGACGGGGGGGTGGGAGTGGAGGAATGCCGCGGGCTTGAAGGCCAGCCTGCTTCGGACCAGTGGATTCCGTTCCGCGATCCTGAATGATTCCCAGTTTGGCTTTTTGGCCAAGCCCACGAATCTTGTCGGAGGGGTCGTGGTGTACAATCCGGAAGGCGATCCGGTGTTCCGGATCGGAGGAGATGGAGCCGTGCAGGTATCGCAAGGAAAGACCTGCTACACTCCCCTCTGA
- a CDS encoding TIGR02147 family protein yields MEAYPYDDYHTLLRDWMATRKLQNPSFSFQTLANRAGLKSRSFLRLVSLGEKDLSAAAALGVAKAMALPEAEAEYFVRLVEFNNAADPVEKARHAELLARIRPAAPGKTLSAQHYDLFGKWYIPPVWDLVTWFDFHGDFRQLAKQLKPEILPAQAQHAVELLLELELIEPCGSVYRQRESNLQTRQNLKSLAVKKYQMETMRLGQEALERFPLDRRHIGTITLGMDAQTWAKLEERIQEFRRELIAMAQQVERSDRVCQVNLQVFPLTTIFCDARTNE; encoded by the coding sequence GTGGAGGCGTACCCTTACGATGACTACCACACGCTCCTGCGCGACTGGATGGCCACGCGCAAGCTGCAGAATCCGTCCTTCAGTTTCCAGACCCTGGCCAACCGCGCCGGGCTGAAGTCCCGGTCCTTCCTGCGGCTGGTCAGCCTGGGGGAGAAGGATCTGAGCGCGGCGGCGGCCCTGGGGGTCGCCAAGGCGATGGCCTTGCCGGAGGCCGAAGCGGAGTATTTCGTGCGACTGGTGGAGTTCAACAACGCCGCCGATCCTGTTGAAAAGGCCAGGCACGCGGAACTGCTTGCCAGGATCCGTCCGGCCGCGCCTGGAAAAACCTTGTCCGCTCAGCACTACGACCTGTTCGGGAAGTGGTACATCCCGCCCGTGTGGGATCTGGTGACCTGGTTTGACTTCCACGGCGATTTCCGGCAGCTGGCCAAGCAGTTGAAGCCGGAAATCCTGCCCGCCCAAGCCCAGCATGCGGTGGAGCTGCTCTTGGAGTTGGAGCTGATCGAGCCCTGCGGAAGCGTGTACAGGCAACGGGAATCGAACCTCCAAACGAGACAGAATTTGAAATCCCTGGCCGTGAAGAAATACCAGATGGAAACCATGCGTCTGGGGCAGGAAGCACTTGAACGTTTCCCGTTGGATCGGCGACACATCGGAACCATCACCCTGGGCATGGATGCCCAGACGTGGGCCAAGCTGGAAGAACGCATCCAGGAGTTCCGCCGCGAACTCATCGCCATGGCCCAGCAAGTGGAGCGATCCGACCGCGTGTGCCAAGTCAACCTGCAAGTCTTTCCCCTGACAAC